The proteins below come from a single Nostoc sp. KVJ3 genomic window:
- a CDS encoding LemA family protein: MGLLIFSVALVAIVAVIIINSYNDLVKYRNRYKNAYSQIDVQLQRRYDLIPNLVETAKGYMKHERETLEAVIAARNSAINASSRAAQNPGDPQAMQQLGNAEGALTGALSRFMVLSESYPELKADRAMTQVMEELSSTENRIAFARQAFNDAVTLYNTKSESFPSNLVANTFNFTVAELLAEATPEIRNAPRVSF; this comes from the coding sequence ATGGGGCTTTTAATATTTTCTGTTGCTTTAGTTGCCATTGTTGCTGTAATTATCATTAATAGCTACAACGATTTAGTTAAGTATCGCAACCGTTACAAAAATGCTTACTCTCAAATCGATGTGCAATTACAGCGCCGCTATGACTTAATTCCCAACTTGGTGGAAACTGCCAAAGGGTACATGAAACACGAACGAGAAACCTTAGAAGCAGTTATTGCCGCGCGGAATTCTGCAATTAATGCTAGCAGTCGTGCCGCACAAAATCCCGGTGATCCCCAAGCGATGCAGCAGTTGGGCAATGCTGAAGGGGCGCTGACGGGTGCGTTAAGTCGCTTCATGGTACTTTCAGAATCTTATCCTGAATTGAAAGCCGATCGCGCCATGACTCAGGTTATGGAAGAATTATCTTCTACCGAAAACCGCATTGCTTTTGCACGTCAGGCTTTTAATGACGCGGTGACACTTTACAACACTAAAAGCGAATCTTTCCCTAGTAACCTTGTGGCAAATACTTTTAACTTTACTGTTGCAGAATTGCTCGCGGAAGCTACTCCAGAAATCAGAAATGCTCCACGTGTGTCTTTTTAG